A genomic window from Fusarium falciforme chromosome 2, complete sequence includes:
- a CDS encoding Zn(2)-C6 fungal-type domain-containing protein, translating into MATPVPEKTPAAKRTGSLPLRSRSGCLTCRTKHLKCDETKPNCQLCLSRGIKCGGYNRGLKWSTKHEKHAELADHDVQLSPKPQVGAAAPKRRRGRPRRKPLPGETSSLASGSAVASTPSDTNWGLFSEFAFEKTNPPVEETENAQLPEPPANAICDDFSPPFDLDIPIGAIDNLQWTPDTLDLTTSIDGYSDGGSDLSLFPVQQTYSPVFIPPAVSDVPSSLVEFWFRDVCSLWSQYDSPTNSNRTLATALWSSSEAVSTSLQSMSSAYLSSKLPHMKKTSILMMSTATKAIENELQVVKSSPRLDVVPLGLIYGLFCIGTSICWLNATQLGIPFLKEAKALLYRINRQKRSLTEDERRLLRIFNKSWTYCELLLSVVSDTNPYNMYELDEIDDVGADEYPTAEPAPPIVDDIPHPWTGVSNTVSRLFTKTMRLCRNYRYHLTHPGLMAMRDHTTALKLIEEAKSLEEKLLGLDFESAPTNSETGDQKTPCRHLIDVAEAYRLAGLIHIYQTFPDLVLLRLPSHVSVLDNALIPWEECITPLSLRLVKLIQQLPPDSGSKMTQPLLCITAATGLRFDSSDSGSETTGSPPQQPAPTPSPFNLGGVEDCSMSEYIGRLIQSDEEIEQVTTITESRLKIVDARCFLLNRLDILETVLPPRPIIVAKSLVQAIWDEYDKELPGFALTHWIDVMERKNLRSLFG; encoded by the exons ATGGCTACTCCTGTCCCGGAGAAGACCCCGGCTGCCAAGCGGACCGGGAGCCTCCCCTTGCGGTCCCGGTCGGGCTGCCTGACCTGTAGGACCAAGCAC CTCAAATGCGACGAGACAAAACCCAACTGCCAGCTCTGTCTCTCTCGTGGTATTAAATGCGGTGGGTACAACCGTGGCCTCAAGTGGTCTACCAAGCACGAGAAGCACGCCGAGCTGGCGGATCATGACGTCCAGCTGTCGCCAAAGCCACAGGTtggcgctgctgctcctaAGAGACGTCGCGGCCGCCCGAGACGGAAGCCACTACCTGGAGAGACGTCATCTCTGGCTTCAGGTTCCGCCGTCGCGTCAACTCCCAGCGACACGAACTGGGGATTGTTTTCCGAGTTTGCTTTTGAGAAGACAAACCCGCCTGTTGAGGAGACTGAGAATGCTCAGCTGCCCGAGCCTCCAGCAAACGCAATTTGCGACGACTTCTCTCCCCCATTCGATCTTGACATCCCTATCGGTGCTATCGACAACCTGCAATGGACTCCGGATACCTTGGACTTGACGACTAGTATAGATGGCTATTCTGATGGCGGCAGCGACCTCTCTCTGTTCCCCGTGCAGCAAACCTACAGCCCAGTCTTCATACCGCCAGCAGTATCCGACGTCCCATCATCACTGGTCGAGTTTTGGTTCAGAGATGTCTGTTCTCTCTGGTCGCAATATGATTCTCCGACAAACTCCAACCGGACATTGGCTACCGCGCTCTGGTCATCTTCCGAAGCCGTCTCTACTAGCCTCCAGAGCATGTCATCGGCCTACCTCTCTTCAAAGCTACCCCACATGAAGAAGACATCGATATTGATGATGAGCACGGCCACCAAGGCTATCGAGAACGAGCTCCAGGTTGTCAAGTCGTCACCTCGTCTCGATGTTGTTCCCCTCGGTTTGATCTATGGACTTTTCTGTATAGGGACTAGCATCTGCTGGCTGAACGCCACGCAACTCGGAATACCTTTTCTGAAGGAAGCCAAGGCTCTCTTATATCGAATAAACCGACAAAAGCGAAGCCTAACAGAAGATGAAAGGCGGCTTTTACGCATTTTCAACAAGAGCTGGACATACTGCGAACTGCTCCTGTCAGTTGTTTCTGACACAAACCCCTATAACATGTACGAGCTGGATGAGATCGATGATGTTGGGGCTGATGAGTATCCTACTGCCGAGCCGGCTCCCCCGATTGTGGACGACATACCGCACCCCTGGACAGGCGTCTCGAATACTGTCTCGCGACTGTTCACCAAGACGATGAGGCTTTGCCGCAATTATCGCTATCACCTTACACATCCTGGTCTAATGGCTATGCGCGATCACACGACCGCGTTGAAACTGATCGAGGAGGCAAAATCGCTGGAGGAGAAACTGCTGGGACTGGACTTTGAATCTGCGCCGACGAACAGTGAGACTGGAGATCAAAAAACGCCATGCCGCCATCTTATCGACGTCGCTGAGGCATATCGACTAGCGGGTTTGATACACATCTATCAGACATTCCCGGACCTGGTTCTGCTAAGACTACCGAGTCACGTCTCAGTCCTCGACAATGCTTTGATTCCTTGGGAAGAATGCATCACCCCCTTGAGCCTTCGTCTAGTCAAGTTGATCCAGCAGCTTCCCCCCGACTCTGGAAGCAAAATGACACAGCCTCTACTCTGTATCACAGCAGCCACAGGGCTCAGATTTGATTCTTCGGACTCAGGGTCCGAAACCACAGGGTCTCCCCCACAGCAGCCTGCCCCGACTCCATCACCCTTCAACCTCGGCGGCGTCGAAGACTGCAGCATGTCGGAGTACATCGGCCGTCTGATCCAATCAGACGAAGAGATTGAGCAGGTTACCACGATTACCGAGTCACGCCTCAAGATTGTTGATGCCCGGTGTTTTCTCCTTAACAGGCTGGACATTCTGGAAACTGTCCTTCCGCCTAGGCCAATCATTGTGGCCAAGAGTCTTGTACAGGCTATCTGGGACGAGTATGACAAAGAACTACCGGGATTTGCCTTGACTCATTGGATTGATGTCATGGAGAGGAAGAATTTGCGGTCGTTGTTCGGATAG
- a CDS encoding HET domain-containing protein → MLLDHGANPNLKDFDRATPLWHAAKEGHTTTMALLTKCGVNVNVASTVDRIDLHTPLSLALTNGLSEMVSLLLAQPTIQPRVRIKPSNTGKYTPCTPLGLAHGHEETVRLLLNNGADVNTQCDSGKTPLHLAVEACNGAHVNLVTLLLSQVGVLPDLMDKDGDTPALLATSRGQIEILRFLLAKGVGTEAKTKDGLILLGVAAEQGYLPIVELLLATDDVDAQSRDAVGRTSLTLAANPLRDRFDRQSNSEDLEGRMPLSLAAERGQLQVLEKLLSLKGAMPNTRDNTGCTPLSWPVQSNRKNVSVVIKRLLGAEGVDPNAEDKGGWTPLSLAVQDNKASGLVELLLTEGAGRIDINHEDREGRTPLTLALKRGYEVVVGQLRAAGAREKKDEDEKQQGIEIFRAEADGAACEKEAKTQQESDGDPQSALSGEDSSTDSWEKNRWQRERLCGVPIVLGRSDRCDGPTLEAFAKVSAGMYYVALDERGFRAGLG, encoded by the exons ATGCTTTTGGACCACGGTGCTAATCCCAACTTGAAGGACTTTGACAGAGCCACGCCGCTATGGCACGCTGCCAAGGAAGGGCACACTACCACGATGGCTCTTCTCACCAAGTGCGGCGTAAATGTGAATGTAGCCTCGACCGTAGATCGGATCGACCTGCATACACCACTGTCTTTGGCGCTCACGAATGGCCTGTCCGAGATGGTATCCCTGCTTCTGGCTCAGCCTACCATTCAGCCGCGAGTCAGGATCAAGCCGTCAAACACGGGCAAGTATACGCCTTGCACTCCGCTAGGACTGGCT CACGGTCATGAGGAGACTGTTCGGCTACTCTTAAACAATGGAGCTGATGTCAACACTCAGTGTGACAGCGGAAAGACGCCGTTGCACCTCGCCGTTGAGGCATGCAACGGAGCGCACGTGAACCTCGTAACGCTCTTGCTCTCCCAGGTCGGCGTGTTGCCAGACCTCATGGACAAGGACGGAGACACGCCCGCATTATTGGCCACATCCCGAGGCCAGATCGAGATTCTGCGGTTCCTGCTCGCGAAGGGCGTAGGCACGgaagccaagaccaaggacggTCTCATACTGCTCGGTGTGGCCGCCGAGCAAGGCTACCTACCCATCGtggagcttcttcttgccacGGATGATGTCGACGCACAGTCGAGAGACGCCGTAGGCCGCACTTCTCTAACACTGGCCGCCAATCCGTTAAGGGATCGCTTTGACCGGCAGTCCAATTCCGA GGATCTAGAAGGACGGATGCCTCTCTCCCTTGCCGCTGAACGAGGGCAACTTCAGGTTTTGGAGAAGTTACTGTCGCTCAAGGGAGCCATGCCAAACACGAGGGACAATACGGGGTGCACGCCCCTATCTTGGCCAGTTCAGTCAAACCGAAAAAACGTGTCGGTCGTCATCAAACGGCTCCTTGGTGCCGAAGGGGTGGACCCAAACGCCGAGGACAAGGGGGGCTGGACGCCGCTATCCTTGGCCGTTCAAGACAATAAAGCGAGTGGTTTGGTTGAGTTGCTATTGACAGAGGGGGCTGGAAGGATTGACATCAATCACGAGGACCGAGAGGGCCGCACGCCACTTACACTTGCCCTGAAGAGGGGTTATGAGGTGGTTGTGGGCCAACTACGAGCGGCTGGAGccagagaaaagaaagacgaagacgagaaGCAGCAGGGTATAGAAATATTCCGCGCAGAGGCTGATGGGGCGGCATgtgagaaggaggccaagacgcAACAAGAAAGCGACGGGGATCCGCAGTCCGCTTTGTCTGGAGAAGATTCCTCGACAGATTCGTGGGAGAAGAATCGTTGGCAGAGGGAGAGGTTGTGCGGTGTTCCTATTGTCCTAGGGAGGTCCGACAGGTGTGACGGTCCAACTCTCGAGGCTTTTGCCAAGGTCTCTGCTGGAATGTACTATGTGGCACTCGACGAGAGGGGTTTCCGAGCTGGTCTTGGATAG
- a CDS encoding Zn(2)-C6 fungal-type domain-containing protein, whose amino-acid sequence MDQYDTQLNTTPPSQPQPNARAVAGSRRYRSKSQRPCDLCRARKVLCNIPEPGKPCQLCERTSRLCTFVGNPGKKQRDRASRAQSGGTPPVVPPVAPPGRESVTFTDAIQVSEQPVDDSRHQEMLGITGGHVQADQVAGEDLPRLDTIISDAIWSNHGGMDWDLSMNHTALPSIERGDGAFQFLADGQLPDLGPLEGDSPADDLQNVEGMNRMSTETPASPSVPLQRLSLDQRPDHFTQIIGYSNESDPFGLEHFPYNDQEEVDFFRVTYRRFSARTSEAPGYPPLHFLQSQTETAIEARRVIDECMSTNDDRENLEKLVDKTAGVALVKLYFRFIFESLPILSRSLVLQDIEAFVAEAPTGLLAGIYALASPFTAWDEKLCLSSAYSKPSIDALWKISYICLQRELHFPRLSTIQIFILLINHMPFDTAVVESPFFWSLAASMLAMAQALGLNVDPTGWNLPPWEIRLRRRLWWTVVVEHTWRSITHGRSSMLHDDDWDVSPPTPDDFAIDANIGPLDDTGHQDPDYFIHMCSLTGISMSVCRRFFSLRAVSRPQTLDTLIEQARGPRQKLLDWLENLPESLHIQPAADDAEADDSVKSHASLYVAYYTTHILVLRALLRPIINSSIHLDHLQPSVGTVLQASRGLVQTIIKFIRSLDAGHQSAFWPSYTRHCLSYPGLFCYMLCSQQREPHMTSFDQNLLATWRRTLRMRVQSWPLLRFGTVKVDALYWKKLH is encoded by the exons ATGGACCAATATGATACCCAGCTCAATACAACGCCCCCgtcacaaccacaacccAACGCTCGTGCCGTCGCCGGCTCGCGGCGATACCGCTCCAAGTCACAACGGCCATGCGACCTGTGTCGCGCTCGCAAGGTGCTCTGCAACATCCCGGAGCCAGGGAAACCATGCCAGCTCTGCGAACGGACATCGCGGCTCTGCACTTTTGTAGGCAATCCGGGGAAGAAGCAACGCGAtagagcttctcgagcacaGAGCGGGGGCACGCCTCCGGTGGTTCCTCCGGTGGCTCCCCCGGGAAGGGAGTCTGTGACTTTTACCGACGCTATCCAAGTTTCAGAGCAGCCGGTTGATGACAGTAGACACCAGGAAATGCTGGGAATAACGG GTGGACATGTCCAAGCTGACCAAGTCGCAGGCGAGGACCTGCCTCGTCTCGACACAATCATCTCGGATGCTATATGGTCAAACCATGGAGGAATGGACTGGGACCTCTCGATGAACCACACAGCCCTACCAAGTATCGAGAGAGGTGACGGGGCTTTTCAATTTCTTGCAGACGGCCAGTTGCCAGATCTCGGACCTCTTGAGGGTGACAGCCCCGCGGACGATCTGCAAAACGTGGAAGGCATGAATCGAATGTCGACAGAAACGCCGGCGAGTCCCAGCGTACCTTTGCAGAGACTCTCTCTCGACCAAAGGCCCGATCACTTCACCCAGATCATCGGGTATTCGAATGAGTCGGATCCTTTCGGTCTCGAGCACTTCCCGTACAATGACCAGGAGGAAGTCGATTTCTTCCGAGTGACCTACCGCAGGTTCTCAGCGAGGACCAGCGAAGCACCCGGATACCCTCCGCTCCACTTCCTACAGAGCCAGACTGAGACGGCCATTGAAGCGCGCAGAGTCATTGACGAGTGCATGTCGACGAATGATGATCGGGAGAATCTCGAGAAACTCGTCGACAAAACTGCAGGCGTTGCCCTGGTGAAACT ATACTTTCGATTCATCTTTGAGTCTCTACCCATCCTTTCCCGATCACTGGTACTGCAAGACATAGAAGCATTTGTAGCAGAGGCACCTACTGGACTTCTTGCAGGCATATACGCATTGGCTTCGCCCTTTACAGCCTGGGACGAGAAGCTTTGTCTTAGTAGCGCTTACTCAAAACCAAGCATCGATGCTCTCTGGAAGATCTCGTACATTTGCCTTCAAAGAGAGCTACACTTCCCCAGACTATCAACCATTCAAATCTTCATCCTACTCATCAACCACATGCCCTTCGACACAGCTGTGGTGGAGAGCCCGTTTTTCTGGTCGCTTGCAGCGTCCATGCTTGCCATGGCGCAGGCGCTGGGCTTGAATGTTGACCCGACGGGATGGAACCTGCCGCCGTGGGAGATTCGACTGAGAAGGCGGCTATGGTGGACTGTTGTCGTTGAGCATACTTGGCGATCCATCACTCATGGCAGATCATCGATGCTGCATGACGACGATTGGGACGTTTCGCCTCCGACTCCTGACGATTTTGCCATTGATGCAAATATTGGCCCTCTGGACGATACTGGCCATCAAGATCCCGACTACTTTATACACATGTGCTCGTTGACAGGTATCTCAATGAGCGTATGTCGACGATTTTT CTCTCTGCGTGCCGTCTCTCGGCCACAGACACTAGACACTCTGATCGAACAGGCCCGTGGCCCCCGTCAGAAACTACTCGACTGGCTGGAGAATCTCCCAGAGTCTCTTCACATACAACCCGCGGCAGACGACGCCGAGGCAGACGACTCGGTCAAGAGCCACGCCTCACTCTATGTTGCCTACTACACAACACACATCCTAGTTCTCCGCGCTCTCCTGCGCCCCATTATCAATAGCAGCATCCACCTAGACCATCTCCAACCGTCTGTAGGGACCGTGCTGCAAGCTTCTCGCGGTCTTGTGCAGACCATCATCAAATTCATCCGCAGCCTCGATGCAGGCCACCAGTCCGCGTTTTGGCCATCGTACACGAGACACTGTCTATCATATCCTGGACTCTTCTGCTACATGTTGTGTTCACAGCAGAGGGAGCCACACATGACATCATTCGACCAGAATCTCCTTGCTACGTGGCGAAGGACTTTGCGAATGAGGGTGCAGTCGTGGCCGTTGTTGCGGTTTGGGACTGTCAAGGTGGATGCTCTATACTGGAAGAAGCTCCATTAG
- a CDS encoding MFS domain-containing protein codes for MTTSEKELELQLPREDGNGETMELNNAQEQRVLSKFDRFVMPQMAILVLFAYLDRTNIGNARVFGFEEDTGMHGTQFNDVSMYFYISYVIFETPWVVAVKRFGPGRVLAIAIVSWSAITIGTGFVHNYGQVIACRVLLGFFEAGLFPALTFTISQIYPPANQGKRVAVLYISIALSGALGGLIAYGIQSMGARHGLSAWRWLFIIEGAISLLVGIACWVSLPTSPETAWFLKPEEKSTMLVIKERNHPFKETQKFSWKQVVMALTDPMVYLSSCALFCSSIALFGFGTFLPTLLKGLDYTSLQANYLSIPVYVLASICVGITTFVSDRLNRRAICLIHSPLLVITGYAIAVGTGHKGVGFFAMFLVGAGVYSFNTVLVTWVSNNIQPDYKRSVAISMLISIGNASGLAASQIYPIDDAPRYVMGNAISLGGEVIALLCIGLLYALLKYRMRQKERMLAEGLESNGMEDDRGLGFKYVF; via the exons ATGACAACCTCAGAGAAGGAGTtggagctccagctccctcGAGAAGATGGCAATGGCGAGACGATGGAGCTGAACAACGCCCAGGAGCAACGCGTTCTCTCCAAGTTTGACAGATTCGTCATGCCTCAGATGGCCATTCTTGTCCTCTTCGCCTACCTTGATCGAACAAACATTG GAAACGCCCGCGTCTTTGGCTTTGAGGAGGACACTGGAATGCACGGCACCCAGTTCAACGACGTCTCCATGTACTTTTACATCTCATATGTCATATTCGAAACGCCCTGGGTCGTCGCCGTCAAAAGATTCGGCCCAGGCCGCGTCCTCGCCATTGCCATCGTCAGCTGgagcgccatcaccatcggaACCGGTTTCGTCCACAACTACGGCCAGGTCATTGCATGCCGCGTGCTCCTCGGTTTCTTTGAGGCCGGCCTCTTCCCAGCCCTCACCTTCACCATCTCCCAGATCTACCCGCCGGCGAATCAAGGCAAGCGTGTCGCGGTTCTCTATATCTCCATCGCCCTGTCTGGGGCGCTCGGTGGTTTGATTGCCTACGGAATTCAGTCTATGGGTGCACGCCATGGGCTATCGGCTTGGAGGTGGCTCTTCATCATTGAGGGAGCCATCTCACTACTCGTCGGCATCGCATGTTGGGTCAGCCTTCCTACTTCCCCGGAGACGGCATGGTTCCTCAAGCCTGAGGAAAAGTCGACCATGCTGGTCATCAAGGAGCGGAACCACCCCTTCAAGGAGACTCAAAAGTTCTCATGGAAGCAGGTCGTCATGGCACTCACTGATCCCATGGTCTATCTCTCATCTTGCGCTCTGTTCTGTTCATCCATCGCCCTCTTTGGCTTCGGTACTTTCCTTCCCACTCTACTGAAGGGCCTTGA CTACACTTCCCTCCAGGCGAATTACCTCAGCATCCCCGTCTACGTCCTCGCCTCCATCTGCGTAGGTATCACGACCTTTGTCTCTGACAGACTTAACCGCCGAGCAATCTGCCTCATTCATTCTCCTCTTTTGGTCATCACGGGATACGCTATTGCCGTCGGAACTGGCCACAAGGGGGTGGGCTTCTTTGCCATGTTCCTTGTGGGCGCCGGTGTCTACTCTTTCAACACCGTGCTTGTCAC ATGGGTGTCCAACAACATCCAGCCTGACTACAAGCGATCTGTGGCAATCTCCATGCTCATCTCGATTGGAAACGCCTCTGGACTGGCCGCTTCCCAGATCTATCCCATCGACGACGCCCCACGATATGTCATGGGAAATGCCATTTCCCTCGGTGGAGAGGTCATTGCTCTGCTATGCATCGGACTTTTATATGCGCTCTTGAAATATCGCATGCGTCAGAAGGAGCGCATGTTGGCTGAGGGCCTGGAGAGCAATGGTATGGAGGATGATCGTGGTCTCGGGTTCAAGTATGTGTTCTAG